In the Drosophila gunungcola strain Sukarami unplaced genomic scaffold, Dgunungcola_SK_2 000001F, whole genome shotgun sequence genome, one interval contains:
- the LOC128261342 gene encoding circadian clock-controlled protein daywake produces MHYIIGLLSLLALGVNAAPADTKFFGDLPKCSTDEDQLGECVKEIFNTLTPRLKDGNPELRIEPYEPLILNRTSFQYSSGNVNGRITMKNAKIYGFASNRAKEVSVKLNGDKVKLRMVTQMPKMNIVGSYKADMQVNQLQLKPKGDFNVTLFDVEATTVTDGEIYEKDGHRYFRLKNIDSKPKVRDLDIKANGIFADPELDKIALNVANQYWRDIYGIMLPETRQFWQPLMLRMFNEAFELVPIDQFLKE; encoded by the exons ATGCATTACATAATTGGATTGCTAAGCCTGCTGGCCTTGGGCGTCAATGCAGCCCCCGCTGACACCAAATTCTTTGGtg ACCTGCCAAAGTGTTCGACGGATGAGGATCAGCTGGGGGAATGCGTCAAGGAGATATTCAACACGCTGACGCCTCGTCTCAAGGACGGCAATCCCGAGCTGAGGATCGAGCCCTACGAACCTTTGATCCTCAATCGCACTAGCTTCCAGTACTCCAGTGGCAACGTAAATGGCCGGATTACAATGAAGAACGCCAAGATCTACGGATTCGCCTCCAATCGGGCCAAAGAAGTGTCCGTCAAATTAAATGGGGACAAGGTCAAACTGCGCATGGTTACCCAAATGCCCAAGATGAATATTGTGGGCAGCTATAAGGCCGATATGCAGGTGAATCAGCTGCAATTGAAGCCAAAGGGAGATTTCAACGTAACGCTAT TCGACGTGGAGGCAACAACTGTCACTGATGGTGAAATCTACGAAAAGGATGGTCACCGGTATTTCCGCCTCAAGAATATCGATTCAAAGCCAAAGGTTAGAGATTTGGACATTAAGGCCAATGGAATATTTGCAGATCCAGAACTCG ATAAAATTGCTTTGAATGTGGCTAATCAGTATTGGCGCGATATCTACGGCATCATGTTGCCCGAGACCAGACAGTTTTGGCAACCCCTTATGCTACGAATGTTCAACGAGGCTTTCGAACTGGTTCCCATCGACCAGTTTCTCAAGGAGTAG